The following are encoded together in the Oncorhynchus gorbuscha isolate QuinsamMale2020 ecotype Even-year linkage group LG03, OgorEven_v1.0, whole genome shotgun sequence genome:
- the LOC124021601 gene encoding transcription factor HES-5-like, translating into MAPCSTNFSFQHLRFAEKDIKIRKPIVEKMRRDRINGCIEQLKLILEKEFHKQDPNTKLEKADILEMTVSFLRQQLQPDPSQRDYGEGYSQCWRESLQFLSGSPKRDTTSIITSAGPLQGLQQQLSTQVQRSIQQHPVVHSTSPVSSTLRPTTNTNPTLQDTGAKGPVWRPW; encoded by the exons ATGGCTCCCTGTTCAACCAACTTCTCTTTCCAGCACCTGAGGTTCGCAGAAAAAGACATTAAG ATAAGGAAACCCATCGTGGAGAAGATGCGTCGGGATCGCATCAACGGCTGCATCGAGCAGCTCAAGCTCATCCTGGAGAAGGAGTTCCACAAACAGGACCCCAACACCAAGCTGGAGAAAGCCGACATCCTGGAGATGACCGTGAGCTTCCTGAGGCAGCAGCTGCAGCCGGATCCATCTCAGAGGGACTACGGCGAGGGTTATTCACAGTGTTGGAGGGAGTCTCTGCAGTTCCTGTCCGGAAGCCCcaagagagacaccacttccATCATCACCTCGGCTGGACCTCTTCAGGGGCTCCAGCAGCAGCTCTCCACCCAGGTCCAGAGATCCATCCAGCAGCACCCAGTGGTCCATTCCACCTCTCCAGTCTCCTCCACCCTCCGACCCACCACTAACACCAACCCCACGCTCCAGGACACAGGAGCTAAAGGCCCAGTCTGGAGGCCCTGGTAG